A stretch of the Candidatus Curtissbacteria bacterium genome encodes the following:
- a CDS encoding DNA-directed RNA polymerase subunit alpha, whose protein sequence is MLDLSQIEVQTEKETPNFGKFIIEPLDQGYGHTIGNSLRRVLLSSLSGAAITQVKIAGVRHQFSTLSGMSEDIVEFILNLKKVRLKITSDKPVKLSLDVRGPKEVKASDIERSAGVEIVNADLTIAHLADSKSRLSVQMVAEVGSGYSLATERKTGEIGLIPLDANFSPVINVNYKVEATRIGRVTNFDKLTLEITTDGTIKASDALRQSAKILVDHFATIYEPQQAKKKEVPETQVTEVTGELRNTSLEELDLPVRLTNSLKSGKIETIGDFLDRDRRELLKMKNMGPKSISLVEEKLREKGIEAK, encoded by the coding sequence ATGCTTGATTTATCACAGATAGAAGTCCAAACAGAAAAAGAAACACCAAATTTTGGTAAGTTTATTATTGAACCTTTAGATCAAGGATATGGTCACACAATCGGAAATTCCCTCAGAAGAGTACTCTTAAGTTCTCTTTCCGGCGCAGCTATTACTCAAGTCAAAATAGCTGGTGTTCGTCATCAATTTTCTACCCTTTCCGGAATGTCCGAGGATATTGTCGAATTTATTCTTAATCTCAAAAAAGTAAGATTAAAAATAACTTCAGACAAGCCAGTTAAATTATCTCTTGATGTAAGAGGTCCAAAAGAAGTTAAGGCTAGCGATATTGAAAGAAGCGCAGGCGTAGAAATAGTCAATGCCGATTTGACTATCGCACATCTTGCAGACAGCAAGAGCAGACTTTCCGTACAAATGGTTGCAGAAGTCGGCAGTGGTTATTCTCTTGCAACAGAGAGAAAAACCGGCGAAATTGGATTAATTCCTCTGGATGCCAATTTTTCACCCGTTATTAATGTTAATTACAAAGTAGAAGCAACACGTATCGGAAGGGTTACAAACTTTGACAAATTAACACTGGAAATAACAACGGACGGAACCATAAAAGCGTCAGACGCACTAAGACAATCAGCTAAGATTTTGGTAGATCATTTTGCAACAATTTACGAACCTCAGCAGGCGAAGAAAAAAGAGGTCCCAGAAACACAAGTTACTGAAGTAACTGGTGAACTAAGAAACACTTCTCTTGAAGAACTCGACCTTCCCGTAAGACTCACAAATAGTCTTAAATCGGGAAAGATAGAAACGATAGGAGATTTTCTGGACAGAGACAGAAGAGAACTCTTAAAGATGAAAAATATGGGTCCTAAATCGATTTCCCTCGTTGAGGAAAAGCTTAGAGAGAAAGGAATAGAGGCAAAGTGA
- the rpsD gene encoding 30S ribosomal protein S4, translating to MARYTGPKHRLCRAEGVALCGSPKCPVTRKNAGPPGQHGAKMRRKLSEYGIQLREKQKVKRMYGILERQFAKYYKMAAGKKVATGEALLSILETRLDNVVYRLNLASSRSQARQLVSHGHVLVNGKKVTIPSFNVKIGDVISLSTKTANLDFIKKLIEDTKDAKLPPWLERKATVGKVAAMPKREDLDVEVNERLIVEFYSR from the coding sequence ATGGCAAGATATACAGGACCAAAACATAGACTTTGTCGAGCAGAAGGCGTTGCCCTTTGTGGTTCACCCAAGTGTCCAGTTACTAGAAAAAATGCAGGACCTCCAGGTCAGCACGGTGCAAAGATGAGAAGAAAGCTTTCCGAATACGGAATTCAGTTGCGAGAAAAACAAAAAGTAAAAAGAATGTACGGCATATTAGAACGACAATTCGCCAAGTACTATAAAATGGCGGCGGGCAAGAAAGTCGCAACCGGCGAGGCACTTCTTAGTATTCTGGAAACCCGACTCGACAACGTCGTTTATCGCTTAAACCTTGCATCAAGCCGAAGTCAAGCAAGGCAACTCGTTTCGCACGGGCACGTCTTAGTCAACGGAAAGAAAGTGACAATACCATCCTTCAATGTTAAAATTGGTGATGTCATTTCTCTGTCGACAAAAACTGCCAACCTCGATTTCATTAAAAAACTGATAGAGGACACAAAAGATGCGAAACTTCCTCCGTGGCTGGAAAGAAAAGCTACTGTTGGAAAAGTTGCAGCTATGCCCAAACGTGAAGATTTAGACGTTGAAGTAAACGAAAGATTAATCGTTGAGTTCTATTCAAGATAA
- the rpsK gene encoding 30S ribosomal protein S11 translates to MAQAKTKSKPKERSRKSLSTARAYVTATFNNTIITITDENGNTVLWGSAGASGFKGARKATPYAATSTVDNLAKKAKELGVTKIELYIKGPGPGRDGAIRAFKSAGLDITMIADVTPIPHNGPRATKRRRA, encoded by the coding sequence ATGGCACAAGCAAAAACCAAATCAAAGCCAAAAGAAAGAAGTAGAAAAAGTTTAAGCACTGCAAGGGCTTACGTTACTGCAACTTTCAACAACACCATAATCACAATTACCGATGAAAACGGTAATACTGTTTTATGGGGATCTGCTGGGGCATCCGGATTTAAGGGCGCAAGAAAAGCGACTCCTTATGCTGCAACTTCAACAGTTGATAACCTAGCCAAAAAAGCCAAAGAACTCGGAGTCACGAAAATCGAGCTTTATATTAAAGGTCCCGGGCCGGGGAGAGATGGAGCAATTAGAGCATTCAAGTCTGCCGGTCTGGATATAACAATGATTGCAGACGTAACGCCGATTCCACACAACGGGCCAAGAGCAACAAAAAGGAGAAGAGCATAA
- the rpsM gene encoding 30S ribosomal protein S13 yields MARIAGVDLPNEKRIEASLPYIYGVGPKVTKDILIKCQIDPSTRTKNLTEGEVSKLQKALEEYKVEGDLRREVQGNIKRLQEIGSYRGTRHTKNLPARGQRTRTNARTKRGKRITIGTVRKEVVTNQPPKQQ; encoded by the coding sequence ATGGCAAGAATTGCAGGAGTAGACTTACCAAACGAAAAACGAATAGAAGCCTCCCTTCCTTATATATATGGAGTTGGGCCAAAGGTGACAAAAGATATTCTAATTAAATGTCAAATAGACCCAAGCACAAGAACGAAGAACTTAACGGAAGGTGAAGTAAGCAAGTTGCAAAAAGCGCTTGAAGAATATAAAGTCGAAGGCGACCTAAGGCGCGAAGTTCAAGGAAACATTAAAAGGTTGCAAGAAATTGGAAGCTACAGGGGTACGAGACACACGAAAAATTTACCGGCACGAGGACAAAGAACCAGAACCAACGCCAGAACCAAAAGAGGCAAACGAATAACAATAGGAACTGTCAGAAAAGAAGTGGTTACAAACCAACCACCTAAACAGCAATAA
- the rpmJ gene encoding 50S ribosomal protein L36 → MKVQASVRKRCVNCKIVKRRGVLYVICVNPRHKQRQG, encoded by the coding sequence ATGAAAGTTCAAGCAAGCGTTAGAAAAAGATGTGTAAATTGTAAAATCGTCAAAAGACGAGGGGTCCTTTACGTAATTTGTGTTAACCCTCGTCATAAGCAAAGACAAGGATAA
- the infA gene encoding translation initiation factor IF-1, producing the protein MKPGIIEVEGEVIEALPNTMFRVKIARGSLPSVEEDKVVLCHLSGKMRIHYVRILPGDRVRIEMTPYDLTKGRISYRLR; encoded by the coding sequence ATGAAGCCAGGAATCATTGAAGTCGAAGGAGAAGTAATTGAAGCTCTGCCCAACACAATGTTTAGGGTTAAAATCGCAAGAGGATCGCTGCCAAGCGTTGAAGAAGACAAGGTTGTTCTCTGCCATCTTTCCGGAAAAATGAGAATCCATTATGTAAGAATCCTTCCCGGAGACAGAGTTAGGATTGAAATGACGCCTTACGATTTAACAAAAGGGAGAATATCGTACAGACTTAGGTAA